One Phaseolus vulgaris cultivar G19833 chromosome 4, P. vulgaris v2.0, whole genome shotgun sequence DNA window includes the following coding sequences:
- the LOC137837870 gene encoding uncharacterized protein: MLLSQAKLQNMSNAINMGSKKRSNNNNHASPAILYHYPCPDGAFAALAAHLYFKATSLFSPLFFPNTVCKPLSAEDLPLNEIGDLYLLDFVGPDGFIQEISTKVSRVIVLDHHKTALEKLGNEVSLGENVVKVIDMERSGATIAFDYFKDKLLSSDIEVKHPSVLDEFELARQLFLYVEDGDLWRWRLQNSKAFSSGLKDLNIEFDARKNPSLFDQLLSLNLNTIISRGMLSISLKQKLIDDGLSKSYEIALGNGAFGRCLAVNADTTLSQLRSELGHQLATKSKEMKLRGIGAVVYNVPELENDELLKISLRSVENEDTTPITQEFGGGGHRNAGSFKLTADKFEQWKV, translated from the exons ATGTTGCTGTCACAAGCCAAACTGCAGAACATGTCCAATGCCATAAACATGGGATCTAAGAAGAGGAGTAACAATAACAATCATGCTTCACCTGCTATACTCTACCACTATCCTTGTCCTGATGGTGCTTTTGCTGCCCTTGCTGCGCACCTTTACTTCAAGGCCACTTCCTTATTCTCTCCTCTTTTCTTTCCCAACACTGTTTGCAAGCCCCTCAG TGCTGAAGATCTTCCTCTGAATGAAATTGGTGATCTTTACCTCCTAGATTTTGTGGGGCCCGATGGTTTTATTCAAGAAATCTCCACCAAAGTTTCAAG GGTGATTGTTTTAGACCATCACAAGACTGCCCTGGAGAAGCTAGGGAATGAAGTTTCACTTGGTGAAAATGTGGTAAAGGTTATTGACATGGAGAGGAGTGGGGCTACTATTGCTTTTGATTACTTCAAAGATAAGCTTTTGAGTTCAGATATTGAAGTTAAGCACCCCTCAGTGCTTGATGAATTTGAGCTTGCCAGGCAACTTTTTCTGTATGTTGAAGATGGGGACCTCTGGAGGTGGAGACTCCAGAACAGCAAAGCTTTCAGCAGTGGTTTGAAGGATTTGAACATTGAATTTGATGCCAGAAAAAATCCTTCGTTGTTTGACCAG TTGCTATCACTAAACTTGAATACTATCATTAGTAGAGGTATGCTAAGCATATCACTCAAGCAAAAATTAATTGATGATGGTCTCAGCAAGTCGTATGAAATTGCCCTCGGGAATGGTGCATTTGGTCGTTGCCTG GCTGTCAATGCAGATACTACTCTTTCACAGTTAAGAAGTGAATTGGGACATCAATTAGCTACTAAAAGCAAGGAAATGAAGTTGAG AGGTATTGGTGCAGTTGTATATAATGTACCAGAGCTGGAAAATGATGAACTGCTAAAAATAAGTCTAAGGAGTGTGGAAAATGAAGATACCACGCCTATCACTCAG GAATTTGGAGGTGGTGGGCATAGAAATGCAGGTTCTTTCAAGTTAACAGCTGATAAATTTGAACAATGGAAGGTGTGA
- the LOC137837872 gene encoding organelle RRM domain-containing protein 6, chloroplastic, protein MANMVFVGVKIAAVPLAPLPITGKNLTSSFTHKKHLLLLSCSQTNNRTTSFSSSFSSSPLTSRGGCCVLGCLPPASSESSTPSSSTAKPSSPFPSIKLYVSGLSFRTTEESLRNAFKNFGQLVEVKLVMDRIANRPRGFAFLRYATEEESQKAIEGMHGKFLDGRVIFVEIAKPRSELPQRHREGTRL, encoded by the exons ATGGCTAACATGGTCTTTGTTGGTGTTAAGATTGCTGCTGTTCCTCTAGCACCATTACCCATTACAGGCAAAAATCTCACTTCCAGTTTCACCCATAAGAAACACTTACTTCTTCTGAGTTGCTCCCAAACCAATAACAGAACAACCTCTTTCTCCTCTTCCTTCTCATCATCACCCCTCACAAGCAGGGGTGGTTGTTGTGTGTTGGGTTGTCTCCCTCCAGCTTCCTCTGAATCCTCAACGCCATCATCTTCCACTGCTAAGCCCTCTTCCCCTTTCCCTTCAATCAAGCTTTATGTCAGTG GGTTATCATTTCGTACCACTGAAGAAAGTTTGCGAAATGCTTTTAAGAATTTTGGTCAACTCGTGGAAG TCAAGCTGGTGATGGATAGAATTGCAAATAGACCAAGAGGGTTTGCTTTTCTTCGTTATGCAACTGAAGAAGAATCTCAGAAGGCTATTGAGGGAATGCACGGAAAG TTCTTGGATGGTAGGGTCATATTTGTGGAAATTGCCAAACCGAGATCAGAGCTACCACAGCGCCACAGGGAAGGCACAAGATTGTAA
- the LOC137837871 gene encoding protein REVEILLE 7-like — protein MEMQDQIESTRSTISGSASYCHSNGGKQSETVASVGNSHTPKVRKPYTITKQREKWTEEEHQKFLEALKLYGRGWRQIEEHIGTKTAVQIRSHAQKFFSKVVRESEGSAESSVQPINIPPPRPKRKPLHPYPRKSLDAFKGHTTPNETETSQSTNLLVAEKDTPSPTSVLSTVGSEAFGSAFSEQNNRCLSPNSCTTDIHSVSLSPVEKENDCMTSKASEEEEKGSPASVPLSIVSNPNVCMKPEFSSKETEYVIEDSTNMPQTTSIKLFGRTVSMIDNQKLQNIDDNGKAITVKSDEVDDVENEKPGQSTEQVDTQLSLGLVGGNCPITPDSEGADRRDEPPKENMCLSECAPDASFPQWSLYQGLPAFCVTPCNQILNPMPLRPSLKVRAREEESCCTGSNTESVCDIDNQGKNSDAVDSKCQKYQGEGAAPQKPAKGFVPYKRCLAEREGNSLIAAMEERDGQRARVCS, from the exons GATCAAATAGAAAGCACTAGATCAACCATATCTGGCTCAGCTAGTTACTGCCATTCAAATGGTGGAAAACAATCTGAAACTGTTGCTTCTGTTGGAAACAGCCACACTCCCAAG GTTAGGAAACCATACACCATTACTAAACAGAGGGAGAAGTGGACAGAGGAAGAGCATCAAAAGTTCCTTGAAGCTTTGAAATTGTACGGTCGAGGGTGGCGCCAAATTGAAG AGCATATAGGTACCAAAACAGCTGTTCAGATTCGAAGCCATGCTCAAAAGTTTTTTTCTAag GTTGTTAGGGAATCTGAGGGCAGTGCTGAGAGTTCTGTACAGCCAATTAACATACCTCCTCCTCGACCTAAGAGAAAACCCCTCCATCCATATCCCCGTAAATCACTTGATGCTTTCAAAGGACACACCACACCTAATGAAACAGAAACATCTCAATCCACGAACCTGTTGGTTGCAGAGAAAGACACCCCATCTCCGACTTCTGTGCTATCTACGGTTGGTTCGGAAGCATTTGGGTCTGCATTTTCAGAGCAGAATAACAGATGCCTTTCACCAAACTCTTGCACCACTGATATTCACTCCGTCAGCTTGTCACCTGTTGAAAAGGAAAATGATTGTATGACATCCAAAGCATCTGAGGAGGAAGAGAAAGGATCTCCAGCTTCAGTTCCTTTATCCATTGTTTCTAACCCAAACGTCTGCATG AAGCCCGAGTTTAGTTCCAAGGAAACCGAATATGTTATAGAAGATTCTACCAATATGCCACAAACCACTAGTATTAAGCTTTTCGGAAGAACAGTCTCTATGATAGATAATCAGAAGTTGCAGAACATTGATGATAATGGTAAGGCAATAACTGTGAAGTCTGATGAAGTGGATGATGTTGAGAATGAGAAGCCTGGCCAATCAACCGAGCAAGTAGATACACAATTATCTCTAGGCTTGGTTGGTGGCAACTGTCCCATAACACCTGATTCTGAGGGAGCTGACCGCAGGGACGAGCCACCGAAGGAGAACATGTGCCTCAGTGAATGTGCACCTGATGCATCTTTTCCACAGTGGAGTTTGTACCAAGGCCTTCCAGCTTTCTGCGTCACTCCATGCAATCAGATCCTAAATCCCATGCCTCTTAGGCCCTCTTTGAAAGTAAGAGCAAGAGAGGAGGAAAGTTGTTGCACTGGTTCCAACACTGAATCAGTTTGTGACATCGATAACCAAGGCAAGAACTCAGATGCTGTTGATTCTAAGTGTCAAAAATATCAAGGGGAAGGAGCTGCACCCCAGAAGCCTGCAAAAGGGTTTGTTCCATATAAAAGATGTTTAGCTGAAAGAGAAGGAAATTCATTAATTGCGGCCATGGAAGAGAGGGATGGGCAACGAGCTCGTGTGTGCTCATAG